The following coding sequences are from one Apodemus sylvaticus chromosome X, mApoSyl1.1, whole genome shotgun sequence window:
- the LOC127675102 gene encoding diphosphoinositol polyphosphate phosphohydrolase 3-alpha yields MKCKPNQTRTYDPEGFKKRAACLCFRSEREDEVLLVSSSRYPDRWIVPGGGMEPEEEPDGAAVREVYEEAGVKGKLGRLLGVFEQNQDRKHRTYVFVLTVTELLEDWEDSVSIGRKREWFKIEDAIKVLQCHKPVHAEYLEKLKLGGSPTNGNSAAPSPPESEP; encoded by the coding sequence ATGAAGTGCAAGCCGAACCAGACGCGGACCTACGACCCCGAGGGCTTCAAGAAGCGCGCCGCGTGCCTGTGCTTCCGCAGCGAGCGCGAGGACGAGGTGCTGCTGGTGAGCAGCAGCCGCTACCCCGACCGCTGGATCGTGCCGGGAGGGGGCATGGAACCCGAGGAGGAGCCGGATGGCGCGGCGGTGCGCGAGGTGTACGAGGAGGCGGGAGTCAAGGGGAAGTTGGGCCGCTTGCTGGGCGTCTTCGAGCAGAACCAGGACCGCAAGCACCGGACCTACGTGTTCGTGCTCACCGTCACCGAGCTGCTGGAGGATTGGGAAGACTCGGTCAGCATCGGCAGGAAGCGCGAGTGGTTCAAGATCGAAGATGCCATCAAGGTCCTGCAGTGCCACAAGCCCGTGCACGCCGAGTACCTGGAGAAACTGAAGCTGGGCGGCTCCCCTACGAATGGGAACTCGGCCGCCCCGTCCCCGCCAGAGAGCGAGCCCTA